The Deltaproteobacteria bacterium genomic interval TCTTCCAAATGCTCGGCCAGATACGTACAGGTGCAATTCTTCGGCGTGCTCACCAAATATTCGACGTACTGCTTCTTGGTAATCATATCCCTAAAATGATACTTGTGGTCCTCAAGCGTAAGTCCTGTATTATGAAAATCTTGTCCAACTGAGCGGCCCGACAAGGAGGATGGGAGATGGATTTTGGATTTGTATTCTTTGGTGACGTAAACATTGCGCCCACTGTCGGGTTGGCGGAGAAGCGTGGGTTTTCACATGCGTGGTTGTATGATTCGCAGATGTTGACGAGTGACGTCTATGCCGCACTGGCACTGAGTGCAGTGCAGACGAAGAAAATTTTTCTGGGGCCAGGCGTGACGAATCCCATGTCACGCATTGCGCCGCTCACAGCGTGTTCGATTGCGTCGATCAATGCTCTGGCGCCTGGACGGACGATTCTCGGTATTGGCACCGGCAACACTGCTCGTCGGACGTTAGGTATGCCGGCTGCGCGTCTGGAAGTGTTGCGTGAACATGTTCGTGTTTGTCGGGATTTGCTCAGCGGCAAAACTACCCAATACCAAGAGGGGGAACGCCGGCGCATGATTAAGTTCCTCAATCCCAAAAGCGGAGCGATTAACCTACAGAAGAAAGTGCCTATCTACATCGCCGCCAGCGGTCCCAAGACGCTCGAACTGGCAGGCGAGATTGCCGATGGTGTCATCCTCTTTGGGGCAGTGAGTCCGAGCCTGATTCACTTTTGTATGGATCATGTCCGCGCGGGTGCGGAGCGCGCGAAGCGCAACCCCAAGAACATCTACACACTGTGTATGACTGCCTTTCATTTGACCGAACCAGGCGAAAAGCTCGAAACCTCACGTGTGCGCAAAGCCGTGGGACCATTTGTCACATCGTCGAGTAATATCTTTGCCTTCTCGTGCCCTGATCCACAGGCATTGCCTGCCGACCTGCGCAAGGACCTGGTCGCGTTCAAGAATGCCTATCGCGTACCGGACGAACCGATCGAGACGCGACATCTGAAAATGTATAGCGAATATCTGCAGGGCTTTAAGAAAGAACATGAAGCGCTTGTGAGCGAGAAAATGATTCGCGCCACGACGTTGACTGGCACACGCGAAGAAGTCATGGATTCCATTCGTGCCATGCAAAAGGCCGGAATGAAGCAGGTGGCAATCCAAGCTGTGACCGATCCACGCGAGACAATCGAGTCGTTCTCGAAAGCAGTTATCAAACGGTGGAAGTAGGGTGATAATGCCTACGACCTGAAGGCCGAGAAGCTTTGCGTCCGTGTGCTTTTGCCAAAGATTTATGAAGGTTCGGGATCTCATCAAGATGCTTGAAGCAGACGGGTAGTCTCTCGTGCGGACCAGAGGTGACCACCGTCAGTTTCACCACCCAATCAAACGCGGTACAGTAACCGTTGCTGGTAAGCTTGGCGTAGATATCCCACCTGGAACTTTAAACAGCATCCTCAAGCAAGCTGGCTTAAAGGAGTGACGCAATGCGCTATCTCGTCATTATTGAAAAAGGCGAGTCGAGTTGGGGTGCCCATGTTCCTGATCTTCCAGGTTGTATCGCTGTCGCAAAGACACGTAAGGACGTAAGAGTACTCATCAAAGAAGCAATTGATTTTCACCTGGAAGGTCTTCGTGCGCAGGGTGATCTTATTCCTCTCCCTTCCTCTGAAAGCGAGTTCATTGACACTGATGCGACCTAATCAGACTGCTTTTTCGTGGAGGACATTATGGCAGAACCAACTCTCAGTTTTTCAGGGTCCATTCCCCAACTGTACGATCGCTATCTCGGTCCGGTGTTGTTTGAGCCATACGCTATCGACCTCGCTCGGCGTGTGGCGGCTCATGGTGCTGGCCCGGTGTTAGAAATGGCTTGCGGCACTGGGATCGTTACGCGACAGTTACGTGCGCATCTCTCACCAAGTGTGAAAATTATCGCGACTGACCTGAGCCAACCGATGCTCGACTATGCGCAAGTGAAACTCGGAACTCTACAGAATGTTGACTGGCAGCAAGCAGATATTGCCGCCCTGCCATTTCCTGACACCTCATTCCCTACGGTCGTGTGTCAATTCGGCTTGATGTTTGTTCCCGATAAGCAAGCCGCTTTTCGCGAAGCCCGTCGGGTCCTGAGCAAGGGCGGTTTGTTTGCCTTCAACGTGTGGGACACTATCGCTACGAATCCATTCGTGGATATTTCTCATAAAACACTTGCCAGGTTATTTCCCGCTGATCCACCACAGTTTTTCACGCCTTTTATTTTTAATGATCATCACGTCTTACGGCAGTTGCTGACGACGAATGGCTTTGCCAACGTCCAGCTTGAGACTGTTACATTCCCGGCTCACAGTGAGAGTGCCAAAGCATTAGCGACAGGTTTTTTACAAGGTTCGCCACTCAGCGCAGCACTGCAAGACCGCGGAGCGTCGCTGGACGCCATCACCGATGCCGTAGCACAGGACTTAGCGCAGCACGGTGGAGCCGCACCGTTTCGCTCGACCTTGCAGGCAGTGGTGGTGACTGCACAAGCAGGCGGGGCGTGATAGTTGAAAGCGGCAAAAAGGAGACGTCACGATGGCTTTTGAGAAGCTACAAGAAGTTGCGAATAATGATCCTGAGTTCCGCCTGGCGGCGCGGTTTTGGGATACGAATTTACGATTAGAAATGGGCGATGAACTGTTGCTGTTGCAAATAGAGAAAGGGCGTATTGCAGATGTTACCTCAGGACATCAGGCCATTGCGTTTCTGACTCCCGTGCATCTTGTCGTGTCTGCACCGACGAGCGAGTGGCAAAAGTTTCTGGAGCGTATTCCGAAACCGTTTTATGTCGATCTCTGGGGCGCGATGACGCATCACGGCTTCAAAGTAGCTGGAGACATGGAAAGTCTCTACTCGTACTATCCGGCGGTGCGTCGCTTGTTCGACATCATGCGGGCACTGGCAAACTGATGTGGAGGGTGAGTTATGGCGCGTTTTGACAAAGCAATCGGACGCTATGTCTATTTGACGATCGACAACGTTGAATACCGAGTCTATTTCGAAGAGCATGGAGTAGGCATACCAGTAGTGATGCAACATACCGCTGGTGCTGATGGACGACAGTGGCGCCATTTTCTTGAGAATGATCGCCTGGCGCAGCACTTTCGTCTGATCGCGTATGATTTGCCGTACCATGGAAAGTCCGTGCCGCCGACCGGCAAGGAATGGTGGAAAGAGGAGTATAAGCTCACCAAAGACTTTCTCATGAAAGTGCCGGTGACGTTGAGTCGTGAACTGGGATTGGATCGACCGGTATATATGGGCAGTTCGATTGGTGGGCATCTCGCGACGGATCTTGCCCTTTATTACCCTAATGCATTCCGTGCGGTGATCGGGCTGGAAGCGGCCATAGCGACGCCGGGTGGGTATCGCGATGCCTGGAACCATCCGCGCGTGAGCAATGAGTTTAAAGCAAGTTCGATGTTTGGCCTGATGGCGCCGACCGCTCCAGAGAAGTTCCGTCGTGAAACCACGTGGGTGTACAGTCAAGGTGCACCGCCGGTCTTCAAAGGCGACCTCTATTATTATTCAGTCGATCATGACTTAAGTCAGACCGCAGAACAAATTGATACTTCCAAAGTTGCCGTCTACCTCCTGACTGGCGAATACGATTGGGCGAGTACGCCGAAGATGTCAGAAGAGCTGGCGCGGCGCATCAAGGGAGCGAAGTACCAGACGATGATTGGGCTTGGCCATTTCCCCATGAGTGAAGACCCTGAACGGTGCCTTGAATATGTTGAACCGATCCTGAATGAGATTCGTGCGCGGTCGTAGCGTTGATCCGCAGAGTCCCCTCTCCCTGGCAGGGAGAGGGCTGGGGTGAGGGTCAAAAGCTGGGAATACAGATACAAGCAATGGTGAATTGCTGGAGCCTTCGTCATCCGTCCTGCCGTCAATTTTGTTTCATATACTGGATCACTTCCAGTGTTCTCCCGGCGGCATCTTTAATGAAGGCAAACTTGGCAAACCCCATGTCTGTCGGCTCGACGATAAACTCGACTCCTTTGTTGCGCAGGTCGGCGACTGCCGCCTCAAAGTCATCAACGGCCAAGCCAATATGATCGCCTACCCCAACGTGAATCTGTTGAGAAATGGTGAGCGGTAAACCGTCCAGCTCTAGACGGACAATGGGTTTGCCACGAAACTCCAGTTCCTGGACTCGCTTGGCACCAAGCGTGCTCTCATAGAACGCGACAGTCTTTGGTACATCGTCAACGACCAGATGCCGGTGATTAAAACTATATGTGACAGTCTGTCCTGTAGCCATAAGTTTCCTCCTTTTTCTCTCTGTTTTTCCCTCGATGTGATGGCACGTACTGTCTCTTTCTGCGGACTGTAGGGAGTTCCTGACAGAGACGCAAGCGAATTTTAAAGATTCAAGAATAGTTTCCTTAGTGATTCGATGACCCGATGATGAAATGTCACAATGCCACAATTCCCCCATGACTCGATCGCGAAATTCTGCAATATACGAACGTCCATATTGGCAGAGTGTCTACCACAACAGAAGAATACAGGGAGGAGATGCTATGAAGGGTAGGAGAATGATGCTGCGCCGCACATCGACCGCAGTAATGATAGCGGCCATGTTGCTGGCCGCGAGTGCAGGCAAGGCTGCTGGTCCAACGGATACCAATTGGCCCACCTACAATGGAACGGTCAACGGTCAACGATATTCGTCGCTCGATCAAATCAACACACAGAATGCTGCATCGTTGAAGGAAGTCTGTCGTCTGAAAGTTGATGACTCAGGAACATTCCAGGCTGGGCTCATCCAGATCGACGGCACGATGTATCTCACCAATGCGCATGACACGTTGGCGATTGATCCGACGAACTGCCAGGTGCGGTGGCGCAATACCTACAAGCCTGAGCAGGAGGAGCTCTACCAGATTAACCGTGGCGTTGCCTTCGCGAATGGGAGGTTGTTTCGTGGCACCCCGGATGCCCGTCTGTTGGCCATAGATGCGGCAACTGGCAAGACGGTGTGGCAGCAGCAGGCTGGTGATCCCGGACAAGGAGAATTCTTCAGCTCTGTTCCCATTGTGTGGCAGGGACTCATAATCACTGGTGCGGCTGGTAGCGACTGGGGCGTACGTGGACGGGTGATGGCGTACGAGCAGAACACCGGCCATGAGGTGTGGCGATTTTACACGATCCCACGTGGCAAAGAGGTTGGGGCAGAAACCTGGAAAGATCCGAACAGTGCGCGTTACGGCGGCGGTGGGAGCTGGACGACCTATACCCTCGACATGTCAAGCGGTGAGGTGTTCGTCCCGGTCGGAAACCCTGCGCCTGATTTTGCGCCTAGTCATCGGCCAGGGGACAATCTGTTCACTGACAGTATGGTGGTGCTCGACGCGCGCACGGGGCAACTCAAGTGGTGGCATCAGATGCTGACCAACGACGGCCTTGATCTCGATGTTGCCGCCGCACCGATGTTGTACTGGAACAGCAAGGGGCGCCCGATGGTCGCGATTGGCAGCAAAGATGGGTTTCTCTATGGCGTCGACCGTGAAACCAAAAAGCGCGTCTTCAAAGTTCCGGTGACAACCATCAAGAAACCCGATCGTGATCCCACCACACAAGGTGTGCATGGTTGCCCAGGGCCACTAGGTGGGGTCGAATGGAATGGACCAGCCTACGATCAGCTAACCAAACACATTGTGGTGGGCTCTGTCGACCAGTGTGCAGTGTTCAAGTCCGATGAGGTTGAGTTTCGGCCCGGCCAGTTTCTGCTGGGTGGCAGTTACACCATGGACGACACCAAGAGTGGGTGGGTGAGAGCCGTGCATCCCGATACGGGTGCGCTGCGTTGGGAATATCATGCTGAGGCACCTGTGGTCGCAGGGGTTACACCGACCGCAGGTGGTGTGACATTCACCGGCGATATGGCTGGCAATCTGCTGGTTTTTGCATCTGCAACTGGCAAAGTATTACTCAAACAAGCGACTGGCGGTGCAATGGCTGGTGGTGTGATTACATACGCACTTGGTGGGACTCAGTATGTGGCCTTCACTTCAGGCAATGTGTCCTCGCGCTTGTCCTTTGGTGAAGGTGGCAAACCGCACCTGGTGATCTACGCACTGCCAGAACACGCGAAGTCGGTAGCTCCGGCACCACAGGCAGCGACGACAACCGCACCAGCGGTGACCACCGCAGCACTTGCACCTGCAGATGTCGCACGCGGCAAAGAGCTATTCGGCAAGAACTGTGCAGCGTGTCATGGCAACCAGGGAGAAGGCAGCTCTGGCCCGGCGTTGAAAGCCGTACGCACGCGGCTCGATATGAAAGCCACCATCAACTGGATCGAGAATCCTTCGGAGAAAATGCCACGACTCTATCCTTCGATACTTGATGCACAAGCAGTGACAGATATTGCGGCGTATGTGCAAGGGTTCTGAGGAGGCAATCATGGACTTTGGAGTGATCTTTCTGGCGAATGGAGAAACGCACAAAGATGCGGCTTTTGCCGAAAACAATGGCTTCACTCACGTTTGGGTCGGCGATTCGCAGCTGGTGTGGTCTGATGCTTTTCAGTGCCTGGCTTTGTGTACGACGACGACCAAGAAAATAAAACTTGGCACCAATGTGACCAATCCCAGCTCCCGCATTGCGCCTGTCACGGCTTGTAACTTTGCCACTCTCAACATGTTCGCACCAGGACGAGTGGTCATGGGTATTGGTACCGGCAACACAACGCGCCGGACGATGGGAATGCCAGCCGCAAAGCTGGCGCAGTTGCGTACGCACATCGATGTCTGCCGTGGGCTGTGGCGTGGCGAGACCGTTCCGTACGAGGAAGGGGACCGGCGCCGCATGATTAAGTTTCTCAATCCCGATAGTGGGTACATCAATCTGCAAGAGCCTATTCCAGTGCTGATTGCTGGGAGTGGACCAAAAACGCTCGAACTTGCGGGGGAAGTTGGTGACGGTGTCATTCTCTTTGGCACTGTGGGTGACAGTCTGCTGAAATACACACTAAGCCACGTCCGCCGCGGAGCTGAACGTGCGGGCAAACGAGTCGAAGACTTATATATTCTGGTACTCACGGCCTTTCATCTGACCAAGCCAGGTGAAACTTTAGCGGACCTCCAGCAGGCCGTGGGGCCATTGGTGACGTCTGAGTGCAACATTTTTGCCCTTTCGGTGAATGATCCACATGAATTACCCGGCGATATTCGCGACGACGTAATGGCGTTTAAGTATGCGTATCGCACTCCTAACGCGCCGATCGAGACCCGCCACCTTGATCTCTACACAGGCTATTGCGAAGCGTTTAAGCCGGAACATGCGTCGCTCGTGACGGAAAAGATGATCAAGGAAACGACATTGACTGGTACAGCTCAGGAAATTCAAGAACGAGTTCGGGCGATGCAAGCGCTAGGTGTCAAGCAAGTGGCCATTGCGTCAGACCACAATGGGATGACGGAGTTCGCCACGCATGTGATTCAGGGGATGAAGTAGACAGGCGAATTATTCTCAGGCCCAGGCGGAGCCTGGGCCTGCACTGTCTGAAGGGCTCAACCCTTATTGTATTCTGAGGCAGAGCCTCGTGCGCATGACGTTCCCAGGCAGAGCCTGGGAACGAGCGAATCAACCAATACGCAGGTGGTCTAACGTCTCCCGCACCTTAGCTGCAGTATCCTGAGCGAGAACCAGCTCGCTGATCATCGCGACAGCATCGGCACCAGCAGTGAGGGTTGCAGCAGCACGTTCTACCGTGATCCCGCCGATGGCGACAATTGGCAAGCGAACCTGCGCGCGGATTTCACGGAGTTGCTCACGTCCGCGGGCTGTATATCCTGTCGCTTTTGTTGTCGTACCGTACATTGGGCCAAACCCGATGTAATCCGCGCCATCGCGTTCAGCTATTTGCGCTTGTTGTGGGTCGTGAGTTGAAACGCCGATGATCTTCTGAGGGCCGAGGATTTTGCGTGCAGCTTCGAGCGGGAGGTCTTCCTGGCCGACATGCACGCCATCGGCCTCGACAGCAAGGGCAATATCTGCGCGATCATTGACAATGAACACACACCCAGTGCGATGGCAAATTGCTTTCACTTTGTGTGAAATCTCAAGAAAATCGCGTGATGGCAGATCTTTGGCGCGCAGTTGGAGAATCTTTGCGCCACCAGCGCAGAGTTTCTCAGCGACCTCAATCAAGGACAACTCTGGTCGACCGAGTGTGTCGGCTATGGTGTAGAGGGGACTGGGGAAGGAGAATGGGGGGCGGGGGCCAGGGGCCGGGTGTTGGCTTTGTTGATTCATAACTGTTTGTTTTCCCTTTACTTGCGAACTCAATGCTTTCAGTGCCATTTATCCTTCGACTTCGCTGTCGCTACGTTCAGGACCAACGGGGGCGGTGCTTAATCTACGCAGATACGATGGGTGAGTTTCTTCGTTTCCTGACTTCTGACCCCCGACCCCCCGGTTCCCGATCCCCGACCCCTAAATCAGACCCGAGAACATTCGTACACGTTACACGACAGACACTGAACCGTGTCATGCTGAGCGCAGCGAAGAATCTCTCTGAGAGGCCCTTCGTTGCACTCAGGGTGACAGCGCGAGTGTATGAATCTTTCGTGGTTTGATTTATCCCCCAGTCCCTGCTTTCCGTACTTCAATCTTCAAATCAGTAATCTTCTTCCGTAAGGTATTGCGATTGACGCCAAGCACATCCGCTGCCTTCAACTGGTTACCGCTTGTGTATTCTAGCGTGAGCTCAATCAGCGGCTTTTCAATTTGCTCGATGATTGAGGTGTACAGGCCTGTGGGGATGGTGCCCGATGATCGCTGAAAATAAGGCCTGAGTTTGCGACGGACAACGTCTTCGAGTGGCAGCTCTGTCAAGTCTTCTGGTAAGGGTGCATCGGTGTTAGGCAGGGAGAGGTCTGCGACCGTTAGCATGCGTCCAGGAGCGAGGACTGCCGCTCGTAACAAGACGTTCTCCAACTCACGGATATTCCCAGGCCACAGATACTGGAAAAGCACAGTCTGTGCGTCAGGAGAGATGCCAGTGACCGAGGTGCCCATTGAACGGTTGATCTTATCAAGGAAATACGTGGTTAACTCAGGAATATCTTCGCGTCGCTGTCGCAATGGCGGCAAAGCGATAGGAACGACCCGCAAGCGAAAGTAGAGATCCTCACGAAAGAGATGTTCTCGGACAGCTGCGGCCAGATCTTTGTTAGTTGCAGCAATAATGCGCACATCAGATTTGATCGTGTCACGCCCACCAATGCGGGTGAACTCGCGCTCTTGAATGACGCGCAAGAGTTTCGCTTGCAACACCAGTGGCATGTCGCCGATTTCATCGAGGAACAGCGTCCCGCCTGCCGCTTGTTCGAATTTGCCGACTCGCCGCTCGATTGCTCCAGTGAAGGCTCCACGTTCGTGGCCGAAGAACTCGCTTTCCAGCAGATCCATCGGGATCGCCGAACAGTTGATGCCAACGAACGGCGCTCGCCAGCGTGCAGAATAACGGTGAATGACTTTAGCGATCAGTTCTTTGCCGGTACCACTTTCTCCTTGAATGAGCACCGTCGCGTCGTTTTTGACCACTCGCCCGATGACTTTATAGACTTCCTGCATGGCGGCACTGTGGCCGATGATCTGCTCGCTCTTTCCTGGGGTTGCGAGTGCAGGCGTGGAATCCTCTACGACGAGGCGCTGCGCTTCACATGCGCGAGCAGCGAGGGCTTTGACTTCTTCGAGATCAAAGGGTTTGGGGAGATAGTCGAATGCCCCACGTTTCATTGCTTCGACAGCATTCGTGAGGGTGGTCTGCCCGGTCATAATGATGATGGACGTTGGCAGCTGCGCTTCCTGAGCCCGAAGGAGGAGGTCGAGTCCAGTGAGGTCAGGCATGCGAATATCGACAAAAGCCAAGGCGAATGGTTGCGCTTGTAGTCGCTCCCAGGCGAGCTTTCCTGAAGGGACAGTTTCTACGGTGTAGCCTTCTTCGCTCAGGGCGTCAGCGAGGACACGGCGAATAAGGTCTTCATCATCGGCAATGAGAATAGCAGGTTGTGTCATAACTGTATGTTACGAGGCGACAGGAAGATAGATATGAAAAGTCGTGCCGTGTCCAGCGTCGCTGTCAACGCGAATGAGGCCACCGTGTTGGACGACGATACGTTGACTGATTGCCAGGCCGAGGCCGGTGCCGCCAGTCTTAGTGGTGAAGAACGGGGTAAAGAGCTGACCGAGGTGTTCTGTGGCAATTCCAGGGCCATTGTCGTTGACATCGACAGAGAGAAAGCGAGCCATGCGCGGGGATGGCGATGCCGCAGGCTGGTCAGGCGGAGGGGGGGCTTTTCGGGATCGGAGTGTTCCTTCTGCAGGTGCTGGGAGCGGAGGTTCGAGCACTGGCAGTGCAGTAGTTGTGGTACGCAGAATATGAAAATCGGAGGCGATACGGGTCGTCACCGTCAATACGCCCCCGCGAATTCCCTGTAACGCTTGCATGCCGTTCTTGATAACGTTGCGAAAAACCTGGGCAAGCTGCGTTTCATCGCCTTCGACATCCGGCAAGCTGGGATCAAACTGGGTAACGATTTTGAGCCCTTTCGGTGCTGTGCCATGCTCAAGCAACAGAACATCTGTCAATACTTTATGGACGTTCAGCGGTTGTGGTGTGAAGCGTGTACGAGGGGACAACTGAAGCAACTGTTCTAGCAGATTACTTAATCGATCAATCTCCCGCAGCATGACGGTGGTATATTCGAACGCTGAGGCATCTTCTTTCACGCGTCCTTGCAGCAATTGTGTAGCGCCGCGGATTCCGGCTAAGGGATTACGAATCTCATGAGCGAGGCCTGCTGCGATGACGCTGAGTTGGGCGAGCCGTATAGTTTCTTGTTCCTCTTGTGCCATCTCTTTCTGATGCGAGAGATTATGGAGGGCCGCCACAACTCCAAGAAACTGACCGTCATTGGTAATAATCGGAGAGCAGATAAGGCGAACCGGGGTTGCGCGGAGAAAGCGGTTCTGCAGGTCACCTTCGCCAGCGGTCGACCGGTGTCCAGAGGCAAGCATCCGTTTAATGATCGTG includes:
- a CDS encoding LLM class flavin-dependent oxidoreductase, with the translated sequence MDFGFVFFGDVNIAPTVGLAEKRGFSHAWLYDSQMLTSDVYAALALSAVQTKKIFLGPGVTNPMSRIAPLTACSIASINALAPGRTILGIGTGNTARRTLGMPAARLEVLREHVRVCRDLLSGKTTQYQEGERRRMIKFLNPKSGAINLQKKVPIYIAASGPKTLELAGEIADGVILFGAVSPSLIHFCMDHVRAGAERAKRNPKNIYTLCMTAFHLTEPGEKLETSRVRKAVGPFVTSSSNIFAFSCPDPQALPADLRKDLVAFKNAYRVPDEPIETRHLKMYSEYLQGFKKEHEALVSEKMIRATTLTGTREEVMDSIRAMQKAGMKQVAIQAVTDPRETIESFSKAVIKRWK
- a CDS encoding type II toxin-antitoxin system HicB family antitoxin; translated protein: MRYLVIIEKGESSWGAHVPDLPGCIAVAKTRKDVRVLIKEAIDFHLEGLRAQGDLIPLPSSESEFIDTDAT
- a CDS encoding class I SAM-dependent methyltransferase, which codes for MAEPTLSFSGSIPQLYDRYLGPVLFEPYAIDLARRVAAHGAGPVLEMACGTGIVTRQLRAHLSPSVKIIATDLSQPMLDYAQVKLGTLQNVDWQQADIAALPFPDTSFPTVVCQFGLMFVPDKQAAFREARRVLSKGGLFAFNVWDTIATNPFVDISHKTLARLFPADPPQFFTPFIFNDHHVLRQLLTTNGFANVQLETVTFPAHSESAKALATGFLQGSPLSAALQDRGASLDAITDAVAQDLAQHGGAAPFRSTLQAVVVTAQAGGA
- a CDS encoding alpha/beta hydrolase; this encodes MARFDKAIGRYVYLTIDNVEYRVYFEEHGVGIPVVMQHTAGADGRQWRHFLENDRLAQHFRLIAYDLPYHGKSVPPTGKEWWKEEYKLTKDFLMKVPVTLSRELGLDRPVYMGSSIGGHLATDLALYYPNAFRAVIGLEAAIATPGGYRDAWNHPRVSNEFKASSMFGLMAPTAPEKFRRETTWVYSQGAPPVFKGDLYYYSVDHDLSQTAEQIDTSKVAVYLLTGEYDWASTPKMSEELARRIKGAKYQTMIGLGHFPMSEDPERCLEYVEPILNEIRARS
- a CDS encoding VOC family protein, with the translated sequence MGELWHCDISSSGHRITKETILESLKFACVSVRNSLQSAERDSTCHHIEGKTERKRRKLMATGQTVTYSFNHRHLVVDDVPKTVAFYESTLGAKRVQELEFRGKPIVRLELDGLPLTISQQIHVGVGDHIGLAVDDFEAAVADLRNKGVEFIVEPTDMGFAKFAFIKDAAGRTLEVIQYMKQN
- a CDS encoding c-type cytochrome, with protein sequence MSQCHNSPMTRSRNSAIYERPYWQSVYHNRRIQGGDAMKGRRMMLRRTSTAVMIAAMLLAASAGKAAGPTDTNWPTYNGTVNGQRYSSLDQINTQNAASLKEVCRLKVDDSGTFQAGLIQIDGTMYLTNAHDTLAIDPTNCQVRWRNTYKPEQEELYQINRGVAFANGRLFRGTPDARLLAIDAATGKTVWQQQAGDPGQGEFFSSVPIVWQGLIITGAAGSDWGVRGRVMAYEQNTGHEVWRFYTIPRGKEVGAETWKDPNSARYGGGGSWTTYTLDMSSGEVFVPVGNPAPDFAPSHRPGDNLFTDSMVVLDARTGQLKWWHQMLTNDGLDLDVAAAPMLYWNSKGRPMVAIGSKDGFLYGVDRETKKRVFKVPVTTIKKPDRDPTTQGVHGCPGPLGGVEWNGPAYDQLTKHIVVGSVDQCAVFKSDEVEFRPGQFLLGGSYTMDDTKSGWVRAVHPDTGALRWEYHAEAPVVAGVTPTAGGVTFTGDMAGNLLVFASATGKVLLKQATGGAMAGGVITYALGGTQYVAFTSGNVSSRLSFGEGGKPHLVIYALPEHAKSVAPAPQAATTTAPAVTTAALAPADVARGKELFGKNCAACHGNQGEGSSGPALKAVRTRLDMKATINWIENPSEKMPRLYPSILDAQAVTDIAAYVQGF
- a CDS encoding LLM class flavin-dependent oxidoreductase, which produces MCKGSEEAIMDFGVIFLANGETHKDAAFAENNGFTHVWVGDSQLVWSDAFQCLALCTTTTKKIKLGTNVTNPSSRIAPVTACNFATLNMFAPGRVVMGIGTGNTTRRTMGMPAAKLAQLRTHIDVCRGLWRGETVPYEEGDRRRMIKFLNPDSGYINLQEPIPVLIAGSGPKTLELAGEVGDGVILFGTVGDSLLKYTLSHVRRGAERAGKRVEDLYILVLTAFHLTKPGETLADLQQAVGPLVTSECNIFALSVNDPHELPGDIRDDVMAFKYAYRTPNAPIETRHLDLYTGYCEAFKPEHASLVTEKMIKETTLTGTAQEIQERVRAMQALGVKQVAIASDHNGMTEFATHVIQGMK
- the thiE gene encoding thiamine phosphate synthase — protein: MALKALSSQVKGKQTVMNQQSQHPAPGPRPPFSFPSPLYTIADTLGRPELSLIEVAEKLCAGGAKILQLRAKDLPSRDFLEISHKVKAICHRTGCVFIVNDRADIALAVEADGVHVGQEDLPLEAARKILGPQKIIGVSTHDPQQAQIAERDGADYIGFGPMYGTTTKATGYTARGREQLREIRAQVRLPIVAIGGITVERAAATLTAGADAVAMISELVLAQDTAAKVRETLDHLRIG
- a CDS encoding sigma-54-dependent Fis family transcriptional regulator is translated as MTQPAILIADDEDLIRRVLADALSEEGYTVETVPSGKLAWERLQAQPFALAFVDIRMPDLTGLDLLLRAQEAQLPTSIIIMTGQTTLTNAVEAMKRGAFDYLPKPFDLEEVKALAARACEAQRLVVEDSTPALATPGKSEQIIGHSAAMQEVYKVIGRVVKNDATVLIQGESGTGKELIAKVIHRYSARWRAPFVGINCSAIPMDLLESEFFGHERGAFTGAIERRVGKFEQAAGGTLFLDEIGDMPLVLQAKLLRVIQEREFTRIGGRDTIKSDVRIIAATNKDLAAAVREHLFREDLYFRLRVVPIALPPLRQRREDIPELTTYFLDKINRSMGTSVTGISPDAQTVLFQYLWPGNIRELENVLLRAAVLAPGRMLTVADLSLPNTDAPLPEDLTELPLEDVVRRKLRPYFQRSSGTIPTGLYTSIIEQIEKPLIELTLEYTSGNQLKAADVLGVNRNTLRKKITDLKIEVRKAGTGG
- a CDS encoding PAS domain-containing protein, which encodes MYPSRVVWFRTTVLWRNSLHLARACEAVRTKQTLVPAPLPAQFPADYWEYIVGSLDEGVFVLNQEYRLAFVNPAAEQLTGLSATQVHDRPYTEVFASNPWIVTIIKRMLASGHRSTAGEGDLQNRFLRATPVRLICSPIITNDGQFLGVVAALHNLSHQKEMAQEEQETIRLAQLSVIAAGLAHEIRNPLAGIRGATQLLQGRVKEDASAFEYTTVMLREIDRLSNLLEQLLQLSPRTRFTPQPLNVHKVLTDVLLLEHGTAPKGLKIVTQFDPSLPDVEGDETQLAQVFRNVIKNGMQALQGIRGGVLTVTTRIASDFHILRTTTTALPVLEPPLPAPAEGTLRSRKAPPPPDQPAASPSPRMARFLSVDVNDNGPGIATEHLGQLFTPFFTTKTGGTGLGLAISQRIVVQHGGLIRVDSDAGHGTTFHIYLPVAS